A window from Pseudomonas moraviensis encodes these proteins:
- a CDS encoding MBL fold metallo-hydrolase translates to MTLHLDSFTANRGVTLPTPSEELVPSRYALRLGDIDVMVISDGVLPLPTQTMSTNADPADRAAWFKDMYLGPDAFDWALNVLVVRSGEQVILVDAGLGGQFPGFPRAGQFPKRLAAAGVDLADITDIVITHMHMDHIGGLLVDSVKSRLRDDVRIHVTAAEVNFWTTPDFTYTDMPAPVPDVLRSTANAFIDHYESKLRIFDDECQVASGVVARLTGGHTPGHCVVYVDSGGERLTFAGDALFPVAFDHPDWHNGFEHDPAKSVEVRVRLLKEAAASGELFVATHLAFPSVGRVAVNGEAFRWIPAIWDY, encoded by the coding sequence ATGACCCTGCATCTGGATTCCTTCACCGCCAATCGCGGCGTGACCCTGCCAACCCCCAGCGAAGAACTGGTGCCGTCGCGCTACGCCCTGCGCCTGGGCGACATCGATGTGATGGTGATCAGCGACGGCGTTTTGCCGCTGCCGACCCAGACCATGTCGACCAACGCCGATCCCGCCGACCGTGCCGCCTGGTTCAAGGACATGTACCTGGGCCCCGATGCCTTCGACTGGGCGCTCAACGTGCTGGTGGTGCGCAGCGGCGAGCAAGTCATCCTCGTCGACGCTGGACTCGGTGGCCAATTCCCCGGTTTCCCGCGCGCCGGGCAGTTCCCCAAGCGCCTGGCCGCTGCCGGTGTCGACCTCGCCGACATCACCGACATCGTCATCACCCACATGCACATGGACCACATCGGCGGCCTGCTGGTCGACTCGGTGAAAAGCCGTTTGCGCGACGACGTGCGCATCCACGTCACCGCCGCCGAAGTGAATTTCTGGACCACGCCGGATTTCACTTACACCGACATGCCAGCGCCGGTGCCGGACGTCCTGCGCAGCACCGCCAACGCGTTCATCGATCACTATGAAAGCAAGCTGCGGATCTTCGACGACGAATGTCAGGTGGCATCCGGCGTGGTCGCCAGACTCACCGGCGGGCATACGCCAGGACACTGCGTGGTCTACGTCGACTCTGGCGGCGAGCGCCTGACCTTTGCCGGCGATGCGCTGTTCCCGGTCGCGTTCGATCATCCTGATTGGCACAACGGTTTCGAACACGACCCGGCCAAATCGGTGGAGGTGCGCGTACGCCTGCTCAAGGAAGCCGCCGCCAGCGGCGAGCTGTTCGTCGCCACCCATCTGGCCTTCCCTTCGGTGGGTCGGGTCGCCGTCAACGGCGAGGCTTTCCGCTGGATTCCGGCGATCTGGGACTACTGA
- a CDS encoding DUF6555 family protein: MRNTDIFVIEYKLHDQPKSFVIRAKSMRNADAWHWASCDAGIAPIPKPGKPPLKVVSKPQAERYGITEVKWRETAALDWTEA, from the coding sequence ATGCGTAACACCGATATTTTCGTCATCGAATACAAACTGCACGACCAGCCAAAATCATTCGTCATCCGCGCCAAGAGTATGCGCAACGCCGACGCTTGGCATTGGGCGAGCTGTGACGCCGGTATTGCGCCGATTCCGAAACCGGGTAAACCACCGTTGAAAGTGGTTTCCAAACCCCAGGCTGAGCGCTATGGGATTACTGAGGTGAAGTGGCGCGAGACGGCAGCGCTGGACTGGACGGAGGCTTAG
- a CDS encoding nucleoside deaminase: MNQFTQPVPAGVSELDLALLRQTIALSQASKQRGRHPFAALVADRDGKVIAEAGNNSMPPEGDPTQHAELVAVAAAAKLLSPTELEACTLYTSAEPCCMCAGAVYWTGVGRVVYALSEHALLGLTGDHPENPTFSLPCREVFARGQRTVSVFGPMLEAEAAEPHKGFWS; encoded by the coding sequence ATGAATCAATTCACTCAGCCTGTTCCGGCCGGCGTCAGCGAACTGGACCTTGCATTGCTGCGCCAGACCATCGCTCTGTCGCAAGCGTCGAAGCAGCGTGGCCGGCATCCGTTTGCGGCGCTGGTGGCGGACCGCGACGGCAAGGTCATCGCCGAGGCGGGCAACAATTCGATGCCGCCGGAAGGTGATCCCACCCAGCACGCCGAACTGGTCGCGGTGGCTGCGGCGGCGAAGCTGTTGTCACCCACGGAGCTGGAGGCCTGCACGCTGTACACCAGCGCCGAGCCTTGCTGCATGTGTGCCGGCGCGGTGTATTGGACCGGCGTAGGGCGGGTGGTGTATGCGCTGTCGGAGCATGCTTTGCTCGGATTGACCGGCGATCATCCGGAGAACCCGACGTTCTCGCTGCCGTGTCGTGAAGTCTTTGCCAGAGGGCAACGCACGGTCAGTGTTTTCGGGCCGATGCTGGAGGCGGAGGCGGCTGAGCCGCATAAAGGATTCTGGTCGTAA
- a CDS encoding nucleobase:cation symporter-2 family protein — translation MTTQRVHPVDEVLPLRQLFTFGLQHVLVMYAGAVAVPLILGSAMGLTSAQVVLLINANLLTSGVATLIQTLGFWKFGARLPLIQGCSFIALAPMIMIGKEFGLSQIFGAVIAAGFLTIALAPVFSRLLRFFPPVVIGSLITIIGISLMPAAAIWLGGGNPDSPDFGRPANLLLGLATVSVTLVIYARFSGFIGNLSVLIGLLVGSLIAAACGMTHFSRVSEAAWFEFSAPMAFGAPEFSLMPILIMTLAMLVIMAETTGNCLAIGKLVGKPITRQTLGNAFRADGLSTMLGGLFNSFPYNAFTQNTGLIALSSIKSRFVVAAAGAIMVLMGLFPKLGALIAAVPTPVLGGCAVVMFGMTTVAGIQVLSRVQFEGTRNAIIVAVSVSVGVLPMSFPALFEHVGPTLKLVLDSGIFLGAITAILLNVLLNKQKTSTDAVGASAAELAD, via the coding sequence ATGACTACACAACGCGTTCACCCGGTGGACGAAGTGCTGCCGCTGCGGCAGCTGTTCACCTTCGGCCTGCAGCATGTTCTGGTGATGTACGCCGGAGCGGTGGCGGTGCCGCTGATTCTCGGCAGTGCGATGGGGCTGACATCGGCTCAGGTGGTTTTACTGATCAATGCCAACCTGTTGACGTCGGGTGTGGCGACGCTGATTCAGACCCTTGGCTTCTGGAAATTTGGCGCGCGTCTGCCATTGATTCAGGGCTGCTCGTTCATTGCCTTGGCGCCGATGATCATGATCGGCAAGGAGTTCGGTCTCAGCCAGATCTTTGGTGCGGTGATTGCCGCCGGTTTTCTCACCATTGCGCTGGCGCCGGTATTCAGCCGCTTGCTGCGATTCTTTCCGCCCGTGGTGATTGGCAGCCTGATCACCATCATCGGCATTTCACTGATGCCGGCGGCGGCGATCTGGCTCGGTGGTGGCAATCCCGATTCGCCCGACTTCGGCCGTCCGGCCAACCTGCTGCTGGGCCTGGCCACGGTCAGTGTGACGCTGGTGATCTACGCCAGATTCAGCGGTTTCATCGGCAATCTCAGTGTGCTCATCGGCTTGTTGGTCGGCAGCCTGATCGCTGCCGCCTGCGGCATGACGCACTTCAGTCGGGTCAGCGAAGCAGCGTGGTTCGAGTTCAGCGCACCGATGGCGTTCGGTGCGCCGGAATTCTCTCTGATGCCGATTCTGATCATGACCCTGGCGATGCTGGTGATCATGGCCGAGACCACCGGCAACTGCTTGGCCATTGGCAAACTGGTCGGCAAACCGATAACCCGGCAGACCCTGGGTAATGCTTTTCGCGCCGACGGGTTGTCGACCATGCTCGGCGGCTTGTTCAACAGTTTTCCGTACAACGCCTTCACGCAAAACACCGGCCTGATTGCGCTTTCCAGCATCAAGAGCCGCTTCGTCGTCGCCGCTGCTGGCGCGATCATGGTGTTGATGGGCTTGTTTCCCAAGCTCGGCGCGCTGATTGCAGCAGTGCCGACGCCGGTGCTGGGGGGCTGCGCGGTCGTCATGTTCGGCATGACCACGGTAGCGGGCATTCAGGTGCTGTCACGGGTGCAGTTCGAAGGCACACGCAACGCCATTATTGTTGCGGTGTCGGTCAGCGTCGGCGTCCTGCCGATGTCCTTTCCGGCGCTGTTCGAACACGTCGGCCCAACGCTGAAACTGGTGCTCGACAGCGGGATTTTCCTCGGCGCGATCACCGCCATCCTGCTCAATGTACTGCTCAACAAACAAAAAACATCGACCGACGCCGTCGGCGCATCGGCGGCCGAACTGGCCGACTGA
- a CDS encoding LysR family transcriptional regulator: protein MRFSLDQLLMFVQVVKSGSFSAAGRKLGKTQSTISAAIANLETDLGVELFDRSNRSPALTASGHKLLVQAEAVLERCMTFEAHADCLSDNVEPSLTLAIETPYGPIMPVLQAFEQAFPFVDLIIRHPVHGDVSELVSSGEAVLGVAFSQPGYPKELAFQQLGKLIMLHVCHPEHPLAQLDNVTFDDLHVHRRLAFSAHASKLPSSEYLRATQLWQAESYLALLEMVRAGLGWATLPRQLIQRELGNGELVELQLSAYPHTDWQIGVDLVWARQRPLGTAERWLKEKLQANKVYERDRNGQITTL, encoded by the coding sequence GTGCGCTTCTCACTCGATCAATTGCTGATGTTCGTCCAGGTGGTGAAAAGCGGCTCGTTCTCCGCCGCCGGGCGCAAGCTGGGCAAGACGCAGTCGACCATCAGCGCGGCGATTGCCAACCTGGAAACCGATCTCGGCGTCGAGCTGTTCGACCGCAGCAATCGCAGCCCCGCCCTCACCGCCAGCGGCCATAAATTGCTGGTGCAGGCAGAGGCGGTACTGGAGCGCTGCATGACCTTCGAGGCCCACGCCGATTGCCTCTCGGACAACGTCGAACCGAGCCTGACCCTGGCGATTGAAACGCCGTACGGCCCGATCATGCCGGTGCTGCAAGCGTTTGAGCAGGCCTTTCCGTTCGTCGATCTGATCATTCGCCACCCGGTGCACGGCGATGTCAGCGAACTGGTCAGCAGTGGCGAAGCGGTGCTGGGCGTGGCGTTTTCGCAGCCGGGCTATCCCAAAGAACTGGCGTTCCAGCAACTGGGCAAGCTGATCATGCTGCACGTCTGCCATCCCGAGCATCCGCTGGCACAGCTGGACAATGTCACGTTCGACGATTTGCACGTGCACCGACGCCTGGCGTTCAGTGCGCACGCCAGCAAACTGCCAAGCAGCGAGTACCTGCGGGCGACGCAGCTGTGGCAAGCGGAAAGTTATCTGGCCCTGCTGGAAATGGTCCGCGCCGGGCTCGGCTGGGCGACCCTGCCGCGCCAACTGATCCAGCGCGAATTGGGCAACGGCGAACTGGTCGAACTGCAGCTGTCTGCATATCCCCACACCGACTGGCAGATCGGCGTCGATCTGGTGTGGGCACGCCAACGGCCGCTGGGCACGGCCGAGCGCTGGCTGAAAGAAAAGCTGCAGGCCAACAAAGTGTATGAGCGTGATCGCAATGGGCAGATCACCACGCTGTGA